One Setaria viridis chromosome 5, Setaria_viridis_v4.0, whole genome shotgun sequence genomic region harbors:
- the LOC117855820 gene encoding uncharacterized protein, whose amino-acid sequence MMAATLKDAAARKPVLATIRLIVPAGAARPAPPVGPVLGFHRLNLMAFCKDFNARTQKYKAMQVTLTDYKDSTFEFVVKSPSVSWFLKKAAGIETASIRPGHSNVSSLTLRHVFEIAKLKQADPFRKHMSLEALCKSIIGTANSMGIEIVKDL is encoded by the coding sequence ATGATGGCAGCAACTCTGAAAGATGCTGCAGCAAGGAAACCTGTACTGGCAACAATCCGTCTTATTGTTCCAGCTGGTGCTGCTCGTCCTGCACCTCCAGTTGGTCCAGTGCTGGGTTTCCATCGGCTCAATTTGATGGCTTTCTGCAAGGATTTCAATGCCAGGACCCAGAAGTACAAGGCAATGCAAGTGACCTTAACTGATTACAAGGATAGCACCTTCGAGTTTGTGGTCAAGTCACCCTCAGTATCATGGTTCCTCAAGAAGGCTGCAGGAATAGAAACAGCCAGCATTCGCCCCGGCCACAGCAATGTGTCTTCCCTCACTCTCCGCCACGTGTTCGAGATCGCGAAATTGAAGCAGGCTGACCCCTTCCGCAAGCACATGTCGCTTGAGGCGCTGTGCAAGTCCATCATTGGCACAGCTAACTCCATGGGCATTGAGATTGTTAAAGATCTATGA